In Aquipuribacter hungaricus, the genomic stretch GGCGTTGATCGAGTACACCTCGCGCGCCACCTCCTGCTCGCCGTAGACGTCCTCGCCGCGCGCGGACAGCACGTCGCGCACCCGGCCGGGGCTCAGCACGTAGGGACCGTCCAGCGGGAAGCCCGCGACGACCACGTCGTCCCCCCGGGCGCGGTCGGAGCCGAGCGCGAGCGGGCGGGCCTGCAGGTCCGGGACGTCGAGGACCGCGAGGTCGCGGGCGGCGTCGAGGACGACGACCCGGGCGGGCAGCAGGTCGCCCGTGCCGCCGACCTGCACCTGCGGCTCGGCCATGCCGGCGACGACGTGGGCGTTGGTCACCACGCGCCCGGGCGCCACGACGAACCCGGAGCCCTCCTGCCCCCGCCGGCAGGCCTCCGCCTCGCCCGTCACCCGGACCACCCCGGCACCGGCCGCGGCGACCGCCGGGTCCTGGGCCACGGCCGGGTCCGGGTCCGCGACCGGGAGGACGGGCTCGGCCCCGGCGAACGCCCGGGGGAACAGCTCGCCGTCCACCTGGGCGTACCAGCCCTCGAGCCGGCGCCCGACGCCCGCGGGGACGACCGTGTCGACCGCGGAGACCACGCGGGAGCCGGCCACCACCTCCGACAGGCGCGGGAACGGGCTGACGAGGACCGCGCCCGCGAGCACCCACACCACGAGCGCCGCCGCGACGACGGACCCGACGAGCCCGGTCACGGCGTCGAGGGCGCGGGCGGGGCGCCACGTCACCCGCCGCCGGACCAGCCCGGCGAGGGCGGAGGCCAGGGCCTGGCAGAGCACGCCGGCCAGCACCGTCCCGCCGAGCACGACGAGGGAGCGCCAGGGACCGACGCCGGTGCCGTCGAGGGCGAGGGGGAGCAGCCGGGCCGCGGCCACCGCCCCGACGACGAAGCCGGCCAGGGAGAAGGCCCCGACGAACAGCCCCTGCCGGAACCCCGTCCCGGCGTAGCCGACGAGCAGGACGACGAGCAGCAGGTCCAGCAGCAGCGACGGGG encodes the following:
- a CDS encoding MarP family serine protease → MTPSLLLDLLLVVLLVGYAGTGFRQGLFVGAFSLAGFVVGAVAAARLLPLALDGTGVGPWRSLVVLGGTVLAGVLCQALASALAGLVRRRVTWRPARALDAVTGLVGSVVAAALVVWVLAGAVLVSPFPRLSEVVAGSRVVSAVDTVVPAGVGRRLEGWYAQVDGELFPRAFAGAEPVLPVADPDPAVAQDPAVAAAGAGVVRVTGEAEACRRGQEGSGFVVAPGRVVTNAHVVAGMAEPQVQVGGTGDLLPARVVVLDAARDLAVLDVPDLQARPLALGSDRARGDDVVVAGFPLDGPYVLSPGRVRDVLSARGEDVYGEQEVAREVYSINAQVRPGNSGGPVLDAAGAVVGVVFARSLDDPSTGYALTLAEAAPVLQVAATATEQVPTGDCATG